One Paenarthrobacter aurescens TC1 DNA window includes the following coding sequences:
- a CDS encoding hypothetical protein (identified by Glimmer2; putative), translated as MKGQPRSMSGLSSASVDVFDDFAVGYGIVQVGLVAGRAPVEGNAYSVSLVRCGLEENRPYGVDDVLVLGGEVILIGGW; from the coding sequence ATGAAAGGCCAGCCCCGCTCCATGTCAGGTTTGTCGTCTGCGTCAGTCGATGTCTTCGATGATTTCGCCGTAGGGTATGGAATCGTCCAGGTGGGCTTGGTGGCCGGTCGGGCCCCTGTTGAAGGTAATGCGTACTCCGTGTCGTTGGTCCGCTGCGGACTGGAGGAGAACCGGCCGTACGGCGTCGATGACGTGCTGGTCCTGGGAGGCGAGGTAATTCTGATAGGCGGCTGGTAG
- a CDS encoding putative ABC-type sugar transport system, permease component (identified by match to protein family HMM PF00528): MTTSRLRAPLGTESTTAGGSSRSRARLGANIALAVIGMSFVAPLLWLLLAAVDPEAGYQTKVPSTPSMDNFRAVMTPELLFQPLANSLMLSAGTAVVNVLAAVLAAYPLSRYQSRFNKPFMYTVLFGTSLPVTAIMVPVYGLFVQLQFLDSMAATIFFMATTTLPMAIWMTKNFMDSVPLELEEAAWVDGASTMAALRRIVLPLMRQGLGVVFIFVFIQAWGNFFVPFILLLSTGKQPAAVSIFSFFGQHGAIAYGQLAAFSILYSVPVLVLYALVSRGMGNSFALSGAMKG, encoded by the coding sequence ATGACCACCAGCCGACTGCGGGCGCCGCTGGGGACGGAAAGCACGACGGCGGGTGGCAGCTCCAGGTCCAGGGCCAGGCTGGGGGCGAACATAGCCCTTGCTGTGATTGGGATGAGCTTTGTTGCACCTTTGCTCTGGCTGCTCTTGGCCGCCGTCGATCCTGAAGCCGGTTACCAGACTAAGGTGCCGTCAACGCCGTCGATGGACAATTTCCGTGCCGTGATGACTCCTGAGCTGTTGTTTCAACCTTTGGCAAACAGCTTGATGTTGTCGGCGGGGACGGCTGTGGTGAATGTTCTTGCTGCCGTGCTTGCCGCATACCCGTTGTCCAGGTATCAATCACGGTTCAACAAGCCCTTCATGTACACGGTCCTGTTTGGGACGTCGTTGCCGGTGACGGCCATCATGGTGCCTGTCTATGGCCTGTTTGTTCAGCTGCAGTTCTTGGATTCCATGGCTGCCACCATTTTCTTCATGGCAACAACGACTTTGCCCATGGCCATCTGGATGACCAAGAACTTCATGGATTCGGTTCCTCTTGAGTTGGAGGAAGCGGCGTGGGTGGATGGAGCCTCCACGATGGCGGCGCTGCGACGCATCGTGCTCCCACTGATGAGGCAGGGGCTGGGCGTGGTGTTCATCTTCGTTTTCATCCAGGCGTGGGGGAACTTCTTCGTCCCCTTTATCCTGTTGCTGTCCACCGGCAAACAACCAGCCGCGGTGTCCATCTTCAGCTTCTTCGGCCAGCACGGAGCTATCGCTTATGGCCAGTTGGCCGCGTTCTCCATCCTGTATTCGGTCCCCGTGCTGGTGCTCTACGCGCTGGTTTCCCGTGGCATGGGGAATTCGTTTGCCTTGTCCGGAGCCATGAAAGGCTAG
- a CDS encoding putative ABC-type sugar transport system, permease component (identified by match to protein family HMM PF00528) has translation MTIRRYLRLLPLVPSILLLLLFLLAPVLWSFYASFTDASLSGKAARNPEWVGIDNYARMFSDGSFPLAAWLTVVFVAASAVLGQNVLGLLIALLMTRSRRVVSSLVGTAVVAAWVLPEIVAAFAAYAYFNRDGTLNQMLGIVGGQGPDWLYSFPLVAIVLANTWRGTAFSMLVYRAALADVPRDISEAALVDGARGWQRLAFITLPLIRSSIATNLMLITLQTLAVFTLIWVMTAGGPANASTTLPVLAYQEAFKFGDIGYGTAVASVLILLGMVFGAVYVRLLREERP, from the coding sequence ATGACGATCCGCCGCTACCTGCGGCTCCTTCCGTTAGTCCCGTCCATTCTCCTGCTGCTGTTGTTCCTGCTGGCCCCGGTGTTGTGGTCTTTTTACGCGTCCTTCACCGATGCCTCGTTATCCGGTAAAGCTGCCAGGAACCCGGAATGGGTTGGCATTGACAATTATGCGCGGATGTTCAGTGACGGCTCCTTTCCGTTAGCGGCTTGGCTCACGGTGGTGTTCGTCGCCGCGTCGGCCGTGCTGGGCCAGAACGTGTTGGGCCTGCTGATCGCACTGCTGATGACACGGTCGCGGAGGGTAGTTTCGTCGTTGGTGGGTACGGCAGTGGTCGCGGCGTGGGTGCTGCCTGAAATCGTGGCCGCCTTCGCCGCCTATGCCTACTTCAACCGGGACGGGACCCTGAACCAGATGCTGGGAATCGTGGGTGGTCAGGGCCCGGACTGGCTGTATTCCTTTCCGCTGGTGGCGATTGTCCTGGCCAATACGTGGCGCGGGACAGCCTTCTCCATGCTGGTGTACCGGGCAGCGCTGGCAGACGTTCCCCGCGATATTTCTGAGGCAGCACTTGTGGATGGGGCCCGAGGGTGGCAGCGGCTTGCCTTCATTACACTGCCGCTGATCCGGAGCAGCATCGCCACGAACCTGATGCTGATCACGCTCCAGACACTGGCGGTGTTTACCCTCATCTGGGTCATGACGGCAGGCGGACCCGCCAACGCCAGCACCACGTTGCCGGTGCTGGCCTACCAAGAGGCGTTCAAATTTGGTGACATCGGCTACGGCACGGCTGTGGCGTCCGTTCTGATCCTCCTGGGCATGGTCTTCGGTGCGGTGTACGTCCGGCTCCTGCGGGAGGAGCGCCCATGA
- a CDS encoding extracellular solute-binding domain protein (identified by match to protein family HMM PF01547) has product MRRPVKNVPVKYVPVKFSAAIAFFAAVLVAATSCSPTPEAAESNTLKIVYQKTDSFTALDAVMQDAKKEFEAANSGVTVDLQPIQANDDDYGTKLSLAQRSADTAPDVFYEDTFKVRSDVDAGYLLRLDSYLEKWEDWSAFNEAAKAAGRADDGGIYAVPLGTDTRAIWYNKAVFQKAGVPVPWQPKTWDDILTTARAIKASDPSVIPFNMYAGKGTGEGTVMQSFYELLYGTDSTLYDEKEKKWVVGSLGFTDSLAFLKTLYDEKLAVSPAEALDANVWKKVFGEWFPQGKLAATVEGSYTPSFWQKGGAYEWAGYEQDMAVAMFPTQKGQAPGGVSMSGGWTLAVGAKSKNPELAFQFLTTALNKKNALAYDINNSQIAVRTDVASEPQYLAANPFVKDVSDLVKVTHYRPATADYPRISSAVQVATESVITGKQSPEDAAAEYDATVRKLVGEDKVLEK; this is encoded by the coding sequence ATGCGCCGCCCAGTGAAAAATGTGCCAGTGAAGTATGTCCCAGTGAAGTTTTCCGCCGCCATTGCTTTTTTCGCCGCCGTCCTTGTGGCAGCGACGTCCTGTTCGCCCACGCCTGAGGCTGCGGAGAGCAACACCCTGAAGATCGTTTATCAGAAAACCGATTCCTTCACGGCGCTTGATGCCGTCATGCAGGACGCCAAGAAGGAATTTGAAGCCGCGAACTCCGGGGTGACGGTGGACCTCCAGCCCATCCAGGCCAACGACGACGATTACGGGACCAAGCTCTCGCTGGCCCAGCGTTCCGCTGACACGGCGCCGGACGTCTTCTATGAGGACACTTTCAAGGTGCGTTCAGACGTCGACGCCGGTTACCTCCTCAGGTTGGACAGTTACCTTGAGAAGTGGGAGGACTGGTCTGCGTTCAACGAAGCGGCCAAGGCGGCGGGCCGAGCGGATGACGGCGGCATCTATGCGGTCCCGCTGGGCACCGACACCCGGGCCATTTGGTACAACAAGGCCGTATTCCAGAAGGCCGGGGTGCCCGTGCCGTGGCAGCCGAAGACCTGGGACGATATCCTCACCACCGCCCGGGCCATCAAAGCGTCCGACCCCAGCGTCATCCCCTTCAACATGTACGCAGGCAAGGGGACCGGCGAGGGCACGGTGATGCAGAGTTTCTACGAGCTGCTCTACGGTACGGACAGCACCTTGTATGACGAGAAGGAGAAGAAGTGGGTGGTCGGCTCGCTGGGTTTCACCGACTCACTGGCGTTCCTGAAGACCCTCTATGACGAAAAGCTGGCCGTCAGTCCAGCCGAAGCCTTGGACGCGAACGTCTGGAAGAAGGTCTTTGGCGAATGGTTCCCCCAAGGAAAACTGGCAGCCACCGTGGAAGGGTCCTATACGCCGTCGTTCTGGCAAAAAGGTGGCGCGTATGAGTGGGCAGGTTATGAGCAGGACATGGCTGTAGCCATGTTCCCCACGCAGAAGGGGCAGGCGCCCGGGGGCGTGAGCATGTCCGGCGGATGGACACTGGCCGTGGGGGCGAAGAGCAAGAATCCTGAGCTTGCCTTCCAGTTCCTCACTACGGCGCTGAACAAAAAGAACGCGCTGGCCTACGACATCAACAACTCTCAGATTGCCGTCCGTACGGATGTCGCCTCGGAGCCCCAGTATCTGGCGGCGAATCCGTTTGTGAAGGATGTTTCGGACTTGGTGAAGGTGACGCATTACCGCCCGGCCACCGCTGACTACCCCAGGATCTCTTCCGCCGTCCAGGTCGCCACGGAGTCCGTGATCACGGGCAAGCAGAGCCCCGAGGATGCCGCTGCCGAATATGATGCCACCGTCCGTAAGCTCGTCGGTGAGGACAAGGTCCTGGAGAAATGA